A genomic stretch from Nerophis ophidion isolate RoL-2023_Sa linkage group LG14, RoL_Noph_v1.0, whole genome shotgun sequence includes:
- the si:ch211-106e7.2 gene encoding uncharacterized protein si:ch211-106e7.2, protein MQTCALMNEVSWQPSNRNRTHASNNNGYLYTHHSIGLSSLPSQDGRVYHNVSHDPQSGSHGHQLVPPREFQHSMGQDGRVYHNLSNNLQSGSLGHQFVPPREFQQSVGQNLSEWSRRVTSCSQSDAVAHSRQPTRLHSDCVVSDASQHRLAFYHNMATPSQYPDNSIANPPSSGQSLLNTNAHQKSEQCSLSTPVVSKQVMHPAAPCHNLITSVHGRTPQACPSLRRHQINVSQQSPPHPPQPFQNNIPETIQLQTSELDWSQTKRHHQYQIDHKLQAPEPLSSHCTDTELAPDTVQTAMQLLSQKYPLIFKMLSPTTRVPEKNQDRSSLPVCDLATKGCASSGQGSTGLSLEVSRHQKDSCSGDSLGQTDKKVPETHPENTEQKKRTLQSLASSAWTTSKLVALVQKFQQAKIMSDSSASFDINHLTDLFWNKDVQMLCHQIKSSWYTDLMTDILAFLTQHWTADSAVLTQAKCNLNVEGIRVLQDGEEYVEPHYVSSWRNVNEQLDDIDKEFGCAMTFDSSLPEPLVPTSAAPETANTSKVVEEQEHGEQEDAQEVKRIEDEEQRTSSVTVAHANEDDIYSFAIQVLPQEEAKAIYENSKLVRNPPSMQILPPKETKTIYENSQPAAEHLIIQVATPEEAKTIYENCQPVRDHPLIQDPPQEEATRIYKNSQPAVEHPVIHVLPPEEAKTIYENSQPVRDQSFIQVLPQEEAKTIYENSQPAGDHFVIQVLPQEEAKNIYENSQPAGQRSYIHVLPEKDKIIYENSQPAGQKSIIHVRPQEEAKTTYEKPQSVRDQHFIQNLLQEEAKTIYENSQPAEDHFVIQVLSQEEAKNIYENSQPTGQKSFNHVLPEEDKTIYENSESAGQPSSIHVPPQEEAKTICENFQPAGQKCLIHVLPEEDKTIYENSQSAGQPSSIHVPPQDEAQSIYVNFQPVRDHPVIQVVPQEETKTSYENSQSVKGHLFNNVLLQGDMTCINKYSLPVGDHPPKELLKGSKVAQVDSRADKDLPAESEVEVFFAQWKEDFLSSTPTRESKEDLSRTVLEDEEAVLDCASCTNGTNQSINPNHAKESSLFQNDDQETGNVPKRRADITSNAFCREEFLTLKRCQWCTEKRSNKSEMVLCFGTKRKRARHSAINVPVLKKLKTCKRRSDLRPARRKDSAKSVQPVELVLFGTAGRRPNWTRPMSAPEVLSVSRRGISAVKQRIYQEWSLPPTRIGSRSKLGNQKRPFTERRKSEDSRDKEKLLPEIMFRKDNNNLSRKKWRPRSDGQGIREKDWWRRSKDGQVRKSTEGHSNRFWNASKPANPSGRK, encoded by the coding sequence ATGCAGACGTGTGCTCTGATGAACGAGGTCTCGTGGCAGCCATCCAACAGAAATAGGACCCACGCGAGCAACAACAATGGCTACCTTTACACCCATCACTCTATTGGTCTGTCGTCGCTTCCTAGTCAGGACGGCAGGGTCTACCACAATGTGTCACATGACCCCCAGTCTGGAAGCCATGGACACCAGCTTGTCCCCCCTAGAGAGTTTCAGCACAGTATGGGTCAGGACGGCAGGGTTTACCACAATCTGTCAAATAACCTCCAGTCTGGAAGCCTTGGACACCAGTTTGTCCCCCCGAGAGAGTTTCAGCAGAGTGTGGGTCAGAACTTGTCAGAGTGGAGCAGACGTGTCACTTCCTGTTCCCAGAGTGATGCTGTGGCTCACTCGAGGCAGCCAACAAGGCTCCATAGTGACTGTGTTGTCAGTGACGCCTCACAGCACAGGTTAGCTTTCTACCACAACATGGCCACGCCCTCACAATACCCTGATAATAGCATTGCAAACCCTCCATCATCTGGGCAGAGCCTATTGAACACCAACGCCCATCAGAAATCTGAACAATGCTCACTTTCGACCCCTGTGGTATCCAAGCAGGTGATGCATCCTGCAGCCCCATGCCACAATCTTATCACCAGCGTGCACGGCAGGACGCCACAAGCATGTCCTAGTTTGAGAAGACATCAGATTAACGTCTCTCAGCAGTCACCACCTCACCCCCCCCAACCTTTTCAGAACAACATTCCAGAAACAATACAGTTACAGACAAGTGAACTGGACTGGTCTCAGACCAAAAGACATCATCAGTATCAAATAGACCACAAGCTCCAAGCCCCTGAACCTCTCTCATCCCATTGCACTGATACTGAACTCGCTCCTGATACCGTGCAAACGGCCATGCAGCTACTGTCTCAGAAATATCCGCTGATCTTTAAGATGCTCTCACCAACGACAAGAGTACCTGAAAAGAACCAGGACAGAAGTTCCTTACCAGTTTGTGATCTGGCCACTAAAGGGTGCGCAAGTTCTGGTCAAGGTTCTACTGGGTTGTCCTTAGAGGTATCTCGGCACCAGAAAGACTCGTGTTCAGGTGATTCTTTAGGTCAGACCGATAAGAAGGTTCCAGAGACCCATCCAGAAAACACAGAGCAAAAGAAAAGGACACTCCAGAGTCTCGCATCAAGTGCATGGACTACAAGCAAATTAGTGGCTCTAGTCCAGAAATTCCAACAAGCTAAGATTATGTCTGACTCTTCTGCCTCATTCGATATCAATCATTTAACCGACTTGTTCTGGAACAAAGATGTACAAATGCTGTGCCACCAGATCAAGTCATCCTGGTACACAGATCTCATGACTGACATTTTAGCCTTCTTGACCCAACACTGGACCGCAGACTCCGCTGTTCTGACGCAAGCAAAATGCAACCTGAATGTTGAAGGGATTCGCGTGCTGCAAGACGGCGAGGAGTATGTGGAGCCGCATTACGTTTCATCATGGAGAAATGTCAACGAGCAACTGGACGACATCGATAAGGAGTTTGGCTGTGCCATGACCTTTGATAGCAGTCTTCCTGAACCACTTGTGCCAACAAGCGCCGCCCCAGAAACTGCAAACACTTCCAAAGTTGTGGAAGAACAGGAACATGGAGAACAAGAAGACGCACAGGAAGTGAAACGGATTGAAGATGAAGAACAAAGGACCTCATCTGTAACAGTTGCACATGCTAATGAAGATGACATCTACTCCTTTGCCATCCAGGTTCTTCCACAGGAAGAGGCTAAAGCCATCTATGAAAACTCTAAGCTTGTAAGAAATCCTCCTTCCATGCAGATTCTTCCCCCAAAAGAGACCAAAACCATCTATGAGAACTCCCAGCCGGCAGCAGAACATCTTATCATTCAAGTTGCTACCCCAGAGGAGGCCAAAACCATCTATGAGAACTGCCAGCCTGTAAGAGACCATCCTTTAATCCAAGATCCTCCCCAAGAGGAGGCTACACGCATCTACAAGAACTCCCAGCCTGCAGTAGAACATCCTGTCATTCACGTTCTTCCCCCTGAAGAAGCCAAAACCATATACGAGAACTCTCAGCCTGTAAGAGACCAATCTTTCATCCAGGTTCTTCCCCAAGAGGAAGCCAAAACCATCTACGAAAACTCCCAGCCTGCAGGAGACCATTTTGTCATCCAGGTTCTTCCCCAAGAGGAGGCCAAAAACATCTACGAGAACTCCCAGCCTGCAGGACAAAGGTCGTATATCCACGTTCTTCCTGAAAAGGACAAAATAATCTATGAGAACTCCCAGCCTGCAGGGCAAAAGTCTATTATCCATGTTCGACCCCAAGAGGAGGCCAAAACCACCTACGAGAAGCCCCAGTCTGTAAGAGACCAACATTTCATCCAGAATCTTCTTCAAGAGGAAGCCAAAACCATCTACGAAAACTCCCAGCCTGCAGAAGACCATTTTGTCATCCAGGTTCTTTCCCAAGAGGAGGCCAAAAACATCTATGAAAACTCTCAGCCTACAGGACAAAAGTCGTTTAACCATGTTCTTCCTGAAGAGGACAAAACAATCTACGAGAACTCCGAGTCTGCAGGACAACCGTCTTCCATCCATGTTCCACCCCAGGAGGAGGCCAAAACCATCTGCGAGAACTTCCAGCCTGCAGGACAAAAGTGTTTGATCCATGTTCTTCCTGAAGAGGACAAAACAATCTACGAGAACTCTCAGTCTGCAGGACAACCATCTTCCATCCATGTACCTCCCCAAGACGAGGCCCAAAGCATCTACGTAAACTTCCAGCCTGTAAGAGACCATCCTGTCATTCAGGTGGTTCCCCAAGAGGAGACCAAAACCAGCTATGAGAACTCCCAGTCTGTAAAAGGCCATCTTTTCAATAATGTTCTTCTTCAAGGGGATATGACGTGCATCAACAAGTACTCCCTGCCTGTGGGAGATCATCCTCCAAAGGAGCTCCTGAAAGGTTCAAAAGTGGCCCAAGTAGATTCCAGAGCAGACAAGGATCTTCCAGCTGAGTCAGAGGTGGAGGTGTTCTTTGCTCAGTGGAAAGAAGACTTTTTGAGCAGCACACCAACCAGGGAGAGCAAAGAGGATTTGAGCCGCACGGTGCTGGAAGACGAGGAGGCGGTGCTTGATTGCGCCTCCTGCACAAATGgaacaaatcaatcaattaatccaaATCATGCTAAAGAATCTTCTCTATTTCAAAATGATGATCAAGAGACAGGAAATGTCCCCAAGCGAAGAGCAGACATAACATCCAATGCTTTTTGTCGGGAAGAATTTTTGACATTGAAGCGATGTCAGTGGTGCACGGAGAAGAGGTCCAACAAGAGCGAGATGGTGCTATGCTTTGGTACCAAGCGGAAGAGAGCGAGACACTCTGCCATCAACGTTCCTGTCCTTAAGAAGCTGAAAACCTGCAAGCGTCGTAGTGATCTGCGTCCAGCCCGCAGGAAAGATTCAGCCAAAAGCGTCCAACCTGTCGAGCTGGTTTTATTTGGTACTGCTGGACGGAGGCCAAACTGGACCAGGCCTATGTCTGCTCCAGAGGTGCTCAGTGTGAGTCGCAGAGGTATAAGTGCGGTCAAACAACGCATTTACCAAGAGTGGAGTTTACCGCCAACCAGAATCGGGAGCAGAAGCAAACTGGGAAACCAGAAGAGACCTTTCACGGAGAGACGGAAAAGCGAGGACAGTCGGGACAAGGAGAAACTTTTGCCGGAAATTATGTTCAGGAAAGACAACAACAACCTGAGCCGGAAAAAGTGGAGGCCCCGCTCAGACGGCCAGGGCATCAGAGAGAAGGACTGGTGGAGGCGGTCCAAAGACGGACAGGTCAGGAAGTCTACTGAGGGTCATTCCAACAGGTTCTGGAATGCTTCAAAACCAGCCAATCCTTCTGGAAGAAAGTGA